Proteins from one Fusobacterium periodonticum 1_1_41FAA genomic window:
- a CDS encoding ABC transporter ATP-binding protein, which yields MSKKKNQNEDSIKNFKKAVSNFLSLLGERKVPFLISVVANIISTVLVVAIPWISAIAIDDIVKILNDNTIIDKWSAVFGFLIKPVSLLGIIAVLIFALSYLQEYISAILGEEVAQSLRVKLSRKFTKLPMNFFDTNQVGDILSKLTTDIEKVAEVIGSSFTRFVYSFLIMILVIIMLFTINAKLTLLVLAILLVSIVVTYYVSKLTQKIFSQDVKSLSELSSLTEEALTGNLVVQAFNKQEDIITSIDQSIEKQYVAAKTLEFTIFSIYPSIRFITQIAFVTSAVMSAILVINGHLTLGLAQAFLQYITQISEPVTTSAYIINSLQNALVSVERVYDILELPEENELTEDTHLLDNTKGQIVFENVSFGYSKDKLLMKNVNFTAKAEQMVAIVGPTGAGKTTLINLLMRFYDVNGGRILFDGVDISKVTRKELRANFGMVLQDTWLFKGTIAENIAYGKPDATREEIIEAAKLAKCDSFIRKLPQGYDTIITSENGMVSQGEQQLLTIARTILPNPKVMILDEATSSIDTKTEKDIQAVISQLMKGRTSFVIAHRLSTIRNADLILVMKDGDIVEQGNHDELMTVNGIYANLYNTQFSS from the coding sequence ATGTCTAAAAAGAAAAATCAAAATGAAGATAGTATAAAGAATTTTAAAAAAGCAGTCTCTAACTTCTTATCACTTTTAGGTGAAAGAAAAGTTCCATTTTTAATCTCTGTTGTTGCTAATATAATATCAACAGTTTTAGTGGTTGCTATCCCTTGGATATCGGCTATTGCCATAGATGACATTGTAAAAATACTTAACGATAACACTATTATTGATAAATGGTCTGCTGTCTTTGGTTTTCTTATAAAACCTGTTTCTTTATTGGGAATAATAGCTGTGTTAATCTTTGCTTTAAGTTATTTACAAGAATACATATCAGCAATATTAGGAGAGGAAGTTGCTCAATCTCTTAGAGTAAAATTAAGTAGAAAGTTTACAAAGCTACCTATGAATTTCTTTGACACAAATCAAGTTGGAGATATTCTAAGTAAACTTACAACAGATATTGAAAAGGTTGCAGAAGTTATAGGTTCTAGTTTTACAAGATTTGTTTACTCGTTTTTAATAATGATTCTTGTTATAATTATGTTATTCACTATAAATGCAAAATTAACTTTACTAGTTTTGGCTATTCTTTTAGTAAGTATTGTAGTTACATACTATGTTTCAAAGTTAACACAAAAAATATTCTCTCAAGATGTGAAATCTCTTTCTGAATTGAGTTCACTGACAGAAGAGGCTTTAACAGGAAATCTAGTTGTACAAGCTTTTAATAAGCAAGAAGATATCATAACTAGTATAGATCAATCTATTGAAAAACAATATGTTGCTGCAAAAACACTTGAGTTTACAATTTTTTCAATATACCCTTCTATCAGATTTATAACTCAAATAGCCTTTGTTACATCAGCAGTTATGTCAGCTATACTTGTAATAAATGGTCATCTTACTTTAGGACTTGCTCAGGCATTTTTACAATATATTACTCAAATATCTGAGCCTGTTACAACTTCTGCCTATATTATAAATTCTTTACAGAATGCTTTAGTTTCTGTTGAAAGAGTCTATGACATTTTAGAATTACCTGAAGAAAATGAGTTAACTGAGGATACTCATTTACTAGATAATACTAAGGGACAAATTGTATTTGAAAATGTTTCTTTCGGATATAGTAAAGATAAGCTTTTAATGAAAAATGTCAATTTTACTGCAAAGGCTGAACAAATGGTTGCCATAGTTGGACCTACTGGTGCTGGTAAAACAACCCTAATAAATTTACTTATGAGATTCTATGATGTAAATGGAGGTAGAATCTTATTTGATGGTGTCGATATTTCAAAGGTTACAAGAAAAGAATTAAGAGCGAACTTTGGTATGGTTCTACAAGATACTTGGTTATTTAAAGGGACTATTGCTGAAAATATTGCTTACGGAAAACCTGATGCCACTCGTGAAGAAATAATAGAAGCTGCTAAGTTAGCAAAATGTGATAGCTTTATTAGAAAATTACCACAAGGTTATGACACTATAATTACAAGTGAAAATGGTATGGTTTCTCAAGGAGAACAACAGCTATTAACTATAGCTCGTACAATTTTACCTAATCCAAAAGTTATGATACTAGATGAAGCTACTTCAAGTATAGATACTAAAACTGAAAAAGATATTCAAGCTGTTATCAGTCAACTTATGAAAGGAAGAACAAGTTTTGTTATTGCTCATAGACTTTCAACTATTCGTAATGCAGATTTAATTCTAGTTATGAAAGATGGAGATATAGTTGAACAAGGTAACCATGATGAACTTATGACTGTTAATGGTATCTATGCAAACTTATACAATACACAATTTAGTTCTTAA
- a CDS encoding GT-D fold domain-containing glycosyltransferase: MGLKILKNFKKNIYWRINRYSLSKSQNIRYIIKSRIETMDKLLDGYSISRYGDGELSLIYKKKKNGINYQEDNIEMRKRLAEILKSDLDNHIVGIPGPLVKIDDLILGEAYFWSKYYYTNKKNLNKYLSKTKVYYDQMISRFYLPYTDKNDCELIVEKLKQLFKDRDVLIVEGENTRFGLGNELLSLAKKVKRILCPPKNAYKIYNKILERIKLENKEQLILLALGPTATILAYDLAKEEYQAVDIGHMDIEYEWYLRKADRKIDIENKAVNEVSGVVNKEIKDKELKAVYETQIIDRISLD, from the coding sequence ATGGGACTGAAAATTTTAAAAAACTTTAAAAAGAATATTTACTGGAGGATAAATAGATATTCACTTTCAAAATCACAAAATATAAGATATATTATAAAATCAAGAATAGAAACCATGGATAAATTATTGGATGGCTATTCAATCAGTAGATATGGTGATGGTGAACTTTCATTGATATATAAAAAGAAAAAAAATGGAATAAATTACCAAGAAGATAATATAGAAATGCGTAAAAGACTAGCTGAAATACTAAAATCTGATTTGGATAATCATATTGTTGGTATTCCTGGTCCTTTAGTAAAAATTGATGATTTAATCTTAGGAGAAGCATATTTTTGGAGTAAATATTACTACACTAATAAGAAAAATTTAAATAAGTATTTATCAAAAACAAAAGTTTACTATGATCAAATGATAAGTAGATTCTATTTACCTTACACAGATAAAAATGATTGTGAACTTATTGTTGAAAAATTAAAACAATTATTTAAAGATAGAGATGTTTTAATTGTTGAAGGTGAAAATACTAGATTTGGTTTAGGTAATGAATTGTTATCACTTGCTAAAAAAGTTAAAAGAATTTTATGTCCTCCTAAAAATGCTTATAAAATATATAATAAAATTTTAGAAAGAATAAAACTAGAAAACAAAGAGCAATTAATATTACTAGCTTTAGGTCCAACTGCAACAATACTAGCTTATGATTTAGCAAAAGAAGAATATCAAGCAGTAGATATAGGTCATATGGATATTGAGTATGAATGGTATCTAAGAAAAGCTGATAGAAAGATTGATATAGAAAATAAGGCAGTTAATGAGGTCAGTGGAGTAGTAAATAAGGAGATTAAAGATAAAGAATTAAAAGCTGTATATGAAACTCAAATTATTGATAGAATTAGTCTTGATTAG
- a CDS encoding glycosyltransferase family 9 protein — protein MIRKLNRIFQDYMREKRLKIGKAIWDKKEKTNIIKGNNFIEDNNIKSILFLRYDGKIGDMIVNSLMFREIKKIYPNIKIGLVARGAAIDIVRDNPYVDEIYEYNKDRKKIKNLALKIKEEKYDLLIDFSEMLRVNQMMLINLCGARINIGIEKENWKLFDISLNIRDFNQHISELYIKILKFLGIDNINSSYDVFSSNYLLKDLNLEKKKYCVFNPYAASKHRSFSSENIEKISKIILEKNYENLILIGSEDKIKELKRLDISKENKVKIVETKGMAEVAELIKGADLIVSPDTSIVHLGKAFDKKMICIYRKELGKEDKNSVLWGPNSEKAKIIFVEEKIKDGEEININQLNLDEFKKEMERI, from the coding sequence ATGATAAGAAAATTAAATAGAATTTTTCAAGATTATATGAGAGAAAAAAGATTAAAAATAGGTAAGGCTATTTGGGATAAAAAAGAAAAAACTAATATAATTAAAGGAAATAACTTCATAGAGGATAATAATATCAAATCCATACTTTTTTTAAGATATGATGGAAAAATTGGAGACATGATAGTAAACTCATTGATGTTTCGTGAAATAAAAAAAATATATCCTAACATAAAAATTGGTCTTGTTGCAAGAGGAGCAGCAATAGATATTGTTAGAGATAATCCTTATGTTGATGAGATTTATGAATATAATAAGGATAGAAAAAAAATTAAGAATCTAGCCTTAAAAATAAAAGAAGAAAAATATGATCTATTAATTGATTTCTCTGAGATGTTAAGAGTTAATCAAATGATGTTGATAAATCTATGTGGAGCTAGAATTAATATTGGTATAGAAAAGGAAAATTGGAAGTTATTTGATATTTCCCTGAATATTAGAGATTTCAATCAACATATTTCTGAACTATATATAAAAATATTAAAATTTTTAGGGATAGACAATATAAATTCATCTTATGATGTCTTTTCAAGCAATTATTTATTAAAAGATTTAAACCTAGAAAAGAAAAAATATTGTGTATTTAATCCTTATGCAGCAAGTAAACATAGAAGTTTTTCAAGTGAAAATATTGAAAAAATTTCAAAAATAATATTAGAAAAAAATTATGAAAATCTAATTTTGATTGGAAGCGAAGATAAAATAAAAGAATTAAAAAGATTAGACATTAGTAAAGAAAATAAAGTCAAAATAGTAGAAACAAAAGGAATGGCAGAAGTTGCTGAGCTTATAAAAGGTGCAGATTTAATTGTAAGCCCTGATACTTCAATAGTCCATTTAGGAAAAGCTTTTGATAAAAAAATGATTTGTATTTATAGAAAAGAGTTAGGAAAAGAAGATAAAAATTCTGTACTTTGGGGACCTAATTCAGAAAAAGCAAAAATTATTTTTGTAGAAGAAAAAATAAAAGATGGAGAAGAAATAAATATAAACCAACTAAATTTAGATGAGTTTAAGAAAGAAATGGAGAGAATATGA
- a CDS encoding glycosyltransferase: MKISVIVPVYNRLEHLRALFLCLLRQKKQADELIITDDGSSQKVLDFIGDLIPKAQFKVKHIYQEDKGFRKTRALNNAVRNSTGDLLIFCDQDLIFGEEYIETIVNNIKSNIFLMGRAHHTTEEQKNLILSDIENINSYNEIIKKLPAKYIETIDKMLKEDRKRRIIKTFKLAKRGIRLVGMSYALMKEAYLKVNGYDENYIGWGQEDDDFGNRLTVAGINGRELITKNIQLHLWHYSDPTKVHSSNEEYYYKRKKEIFSKKDFFCKKGYEDSKIRDDVTIKTLN; encoded by the coding sequence ATGAAAATATCTGTAATAGTTCCTGTATATAATAGATTGGAACATTTAAGAGCCCTGTTTTTATGTTTATTGAGGCAAAAAAAGCAAGCTGATGAGCTTATAATAACAGATGACGGTTCATCACAAAAAGTTTTAGATTTTATAGGTGATTTAATTCCTAAAGCACAATTTAAAGTAAAACATATTTATCAAGAAGATAAAGGTTTTAGAAAAACAAGAGCTTTAAATAATGCTGTTAGAAATTCTACTGGAGATTTATTAATATTTTGTGATCAAGATCTAATATTTGGAGAAGAATATATAGAAACAATAGTAAATAATATAAAGAGTAATATATTTTTAATGGGTAGAGCACATCATACAACAGAAGAACAAAAAAATCTTATTTTATCTGATATTGAAAATATAAATTCTTACAATGAAATAATAAAAAAACTTCCAGCTAAGTACATAGAAACTATAGATAAAATGCTAAAAGAAGACAGAAAAAGAAGAATTATAAAAACTTTTAAGTTAGCTAAAAGAGGTATAAGACTTGTAGGAATGTCTTATGCTCTTATGAAAGAAGCATATCTAAAAGTTAATGGTTATGATGAAAACTACATTGGTTGGGGACAGGAAGATGATGATTTTGGAAATAGATTAACTGTTGCAGGAATAAATGGCAGAGAGCTAATAACCAAGAATATTCAGTTACATCTTTGGCATTATTCTGATCCTACAAAAGTTCATTCTTCAAATGAAGAATATTATTATAAGAGAAAAAAAGAAATTTTTTCAAAAAAAGATTTCTTTTGTAAAAAAGGATATGAAGATAGTAAAATTAGAGATGATGTTACAATAAAAACTTTAAATTAA
- a CDS encoding lipopolysaccharide core heptose(II) kinase RfaY, with translation MLLEEKYKGFFIFAYDKFYINIGKNIIDKEYKELNILKNTKRNYVSEIEINNTSYIFKEPRNEYIIPQRKFFTLLKKGEALTTLINVNEAIISDNLIEYAKPLLAIVKRKHGMICYSTLVQEKININDSRELNKMVEVTKKIHSKGYYHGDCNPSNFITSKDKVKILDTQAKKMTFGNYRAHYDMLTMKLDSYQEMEYPYKKNIFYYLAIFIKKIKKLKFIEKIKEKKKKLREKGWKI, from the coding sequence ATGCTATTAGAAGAAAAATATAAAGGTTTTTTTATATTTGCTTATGATAAATTTTATATAAATATAGGTAAAAATATTATAGATAAAGAATATAAAGAACTTAATATCTTAAAAAATACTAAAAGAAACTACGTTTCTGAGATTGAAATAAATAACACTAGCTACATATTTAAAGAGCCTAGAAATGAATATATCATTCCACAAAGAAAATTCTTTACATTATTAAAAAAGGGAGAAGCTTTAACAACTTTAATAAATGTAAATGAAGCAATTATTAGTGATAATTTAATTGAATATGCAAAACCACTCTTAGCAATAGTAAAAAGAAAACATGGAATGATTTGTTACTCTACTTTAGTCCAAGAAAAAATTAATATTAATGATAGTAGAGAACTTAATAAAATGGTTGAAGTCACAAAGAAAATTCATAGTAAAGGGTATTATCATGGAGACTGTAATCCAAGTAATTTTATAACTTCTAAAGATAAAGTAAAAATTTTAGATACTCAGGCAAAAAAAATGACTTTTGGAAACTATAGAGCTCATTATGATATGTTAACTATGAAATTAGATTCATATCAAGAGATGGAATATCCATACAAAAAGAATATATTTTATTACCTTGCTATTTTTATAAAAAAAATAAAAAAGCTTAAATTTATTGAAAAAATTAAGGAAAAAAAGAAAAAATTAAGAGAAAAAGGTTGGAAAATTTAA
- a CDS encoding acyltransferase, whose translation MLSYDIEIRNTDSHKIYDKSTNKRINEGNSVKIGNHVWLGMRAVILKGVNIDDNSIVAGGSIVTKDVMSNTIVSGNPAKQIKENVYWTREEVMQYKIEEDASLNA comes from the coding sequence ATGTTATCTTATGATATTGAAATAAGAAATACTGATTCTCATAAAATCTATGATAAAAGTACAAACAAAAGAATTAATGAAGGGAATAGTGTTAAAATTGGTAATCATGTCTGGTTAGGTATGAGAGCTGTTATTTTAAAAGGTGTAAATATAGATGATAACTCTATTGTTGCAGGTGGAAGTATAGTTACAAAAGATGTGATGTCTAATACTATCGTATCTGGAAATCCAGCAAAGCAAATAAAAGAAAATGTATATTGGACTAGAGAAGAAGTGATGCAATATAAAATTGAGGAGGATGCATCTTTAAATGCTTAA
- a CDS encoding acyltransferase, with the protein MLKFCLHLLLGFNLIKNKYKKIKNKIKILAKLNKTKMIILGDDNIFSANKDSFFKKTSFFIKNNNNMLFFKKKSILKNCQIIVEGFNNVLYIDKCTLLRDSYIKIEGNNNKIFIGSNCCLKNLTIDMKNDNSVIKIGDKTSIEEARITSFEPYKIEIGKDCMFSANIVIMNTDVHKIYDIDTGLKTNEGKEISIGNHVWLGIRTIILKGVSIGDNAIVAAGSIVTKDVKANTIVSGNPAKQIKENKNWSRDL; encoded by the coding sequence ATGCTTAAATTTTGTTTACATTTATTATTAGGCTTTAATCTAATAAAAAATAAGTACAAAAAAATTAAAAATAAAATAAAAATCTTAGCTAAACTTAATAAAACTAAAATGATAATTTTAGGTGATGACAATATCTTTAGTGCTAATAAAGATAGTTTTTTTAAAAAAACTTCATTTTTTATAAAGAATAACAATAATATGCTTTTTTTTAAAAAGAAATCTATACTTAAAAATTGTCAAATAATAGTTGAGGGCTTTAATAATGTCCTTTACATAGATAAATGCACATTGCTTAGAGATAGTTATATAAAAATAGAAGGAAATAATAATAAAATTTTTATAGGAAGTAATTGTTGCTTAAAAAATTTAACAATTGATATGAAAAATGATAATTCTGTAATTAAAATAGGGGATAAGACTTCAATAGAAGAAGCTAGAATCACTTCTTTCGAACCATATAAAATAGAGATAGGTAAAGACTGTATGTTTTCGGCCAATATTGTAATAATGAATACTGATGTACACAAAATTTATGATATAGATACAGGCTTAAAAACAAATGAAGGAAAAGAAATATCTATTGGTAATCATGTATGGTTAGGCATAAGAACTATTATCTTAAAAGGTGTAAGTATAGGTGATAATGCCATTGTAGCTGCTGGTAGTATAGTAACAAAAGATGTGAAAGCTAATACTATTGTATCAGGAAATCCAGCAAAACAAATAAAAGAGAATAAAAATTGGTCAAGAGACTTATAA
- a CDS encoding glycosyltransferase family 4 protein, with the protein MKKTFLHISEEFEYTWLGKDNGMIPIYMSEKLGYDSKILTVNLKNDLPDSERGVEFVKVKRKFPFLSNFAYWTKLVKRYNIFKYLIKNAKDIDVLMLFHVSRCSYWYAHFYKKLNPNGFIYVKADFNLAVYQKEWNIVNSKPKSLREFFRKRRESAEYNKRKKLVPMTDLISYESLEAYEFMKDSYAGIDTKDKTLYLPNGYDNEIIDKIKVKTLEEKENIILTVGRLGTEAKNTELLLETLKEIDLKDWKVYLVGSIDKRFINYKENFFKENPYLVDKIIFTGEIKDREELYKYYNRAKVFVLPSRWESFGIVMVEAMAFGNYVITSNTCAAKDITNNNEVGKIVEIDSKKELKDEIIKTISGEIDLKEKYEKTLNHVSNFKYSYLIKKLGERIH; encoded by the coding sequence ATGAAAAAAACATTTTTACATATATCAGAAGAGTTTGAATATACATGGCTTGGGAAAGACAATGGAATGATTCCTATTTATATGTCTGAAAAATTAGGATATGATAGTAAAATTTTAACTGTTAATCTAAAGAATGATTTACCAGATAGTGAAAGGGGAGTTGAATTTGTAAAAGTAAAAAGAAAATTTCCTTTTCTTTCAAATTTTGCATATTGGACAAAGCTAGTAAAAAGATATAATATTTTTAAATATCTTATAAAAAATGCTAAAGATATAGATGTCTTAATGCTATTTCATGTATCGAGATGTAGCTATTGGTATGCACATTTTTATAAAAAACTAAATCCTAATGGCTTTATATATGTTAAAGCTGATTTTAATTTGGCTGTGTATCAAAAAGAATGGAATATAGTTAATTCTAAGCCTAAGTCTCTTAGAGAGTTTTTTAGAAAAAGAAGAGAAAGTGCTGAATATAATAAAAGAAAAAAATTAGTTCCTATGACTGATTTAATCAGTTATGAAAGTCTTGAAGCCTATGAATTTATGAAAGATAGTTATGCTGGTATTGATACCAAAGACAAAACACTTTATTTACCTAATGGCTATGACAATGAGATTATTGATAAAATAAAAGTAAAAACTTTAGAAGAAAAAGAAAATATTATATTAACTGTTGGAAGATTAGGAACTGAAGCAAAGAATACAGAATTACTATTAGAAACTCTTAAAGAGATTGATTTAAAAGATTGGAAAGTATATCTTGTAGGTTCAATTGATAAGAGATTTATAAATTATAAAGAGAACTTTTTTAAAGAAAATCCTTATCTAGTAGATAAAATAATTTTTACTGGTGAAATTAAAGATAGAGAAGAACTATATAAATACTATAATAGAGCTAAAGTATTTGTATTACCTTCAAGATGGGAAAGCTTTGGAATTGTAATGGTTGAAGCAATGGCCTTTGGAAATTATGTGATTACTTCAAATACCTGTGCTGCTAAAGATATTACAAATAATAATGAAGTAGGAAAAATTGTTGAAATTGATTCTAAAAAAGAATTAAAAGATGAGATAATAAAGACAATATCTGGAGAAATTGACTTAAAAGAAAAGTATGAAAAAACTTTAAATCATGTTTCAAATTTTAAATATTCATACCTGATAAAAAAATTAGGTGAAAGGATTCATTAA
- a CDS encoding glycosyltransferase — translation MLKIGFCIDSLETGGAEKLLVDIVNALYETKDYEIHILTKLKSNSYFFNLIKGKIKYHFLLEKKSGGFFSKIKDSILKKINFRNFSLNVDVIIDFLDGDFCSYIRDIKNKKKIVWLHSSYKNLLIRKKNIDEKLKNYDKILVIADDMEKELLEMRKDLKNIYKIDNFVDYQEIDKKLNEDLKIDFDFNQKYFLTVCRLNEEQKDVKTLIEAFSLYKGDEKLVIAGDGPDRKMLEDLCIEKKIKDKVIFLGMINNPFIFMKNSQAFILSSKVEGFGLVLIEALYCGTKVISSDCPTGPSQILLNGEAGELFEVSNVDQLLNKLEIIHNKEYNKAKIEETLKRYTRENFINNFRKVIE, via the coding sequence ATGCTAAAAATAGGCTTTTGTATCGATTCATTAGAAACAGGTGGAGCAGAAAAATTACTTGTAGATATTGTTAATGCACTCTATGAAACTAAAGACTATGAAATTCATATTTTAACAAAGTTAAAAAGTAATTCATATTTTTTTAACTTAATCAAAGGTAAAATAAAATATCATTTCTTATTAGAAAAAAAATCTGGAGGCTTTTTTTCAAAAATAAAAGACTCTATTTTAAAAAAAATAAACTTTAGAAATTTTTCTCTTAACGTAGATGTAATTATTGATTTTTTAGATGGAGATTTTTGTTCATATATAAGAGATATAAAAAATAAAAAGAAAATTGTTTGGCTACATTCAAGCTATAAAAATTTGTTAATAAGAAAAAAAAATATAGATGAAAAGCTAAAAAATTATGATAAAATTCTAGTAATCGCTGATGATATGGAAAAAGAATTATTAGAGATGAGAAAAGATTTAAAAAATATTTATAAAATTGATAATTTTGTAGATTATCAAGAAATAGATAAAAAATTAAATGAAGATTTAAAAATAGATTTTGATTTTAATCAAAAATATTTTTTAACAGTTTGCAGATTAAATGAAGAGCAGAAGGATGTAAAAACTCTAATAGAAGCCTTTTCCTTATATAAAGGTGATGAAAAATTAGTAATAGCTGGTGATGGACCAGATAGAAAAATGCTAGAAGATTTATGTATAGAAAAAAAAATAAAAGATAAGGTTATTTTTCTAGGAATGATAAATAATCCTTTTATCTTTATGAAAAACTCACAAGCTTTTATTCTGTCATCAAAGGTAGAAGGCTTTGGTTTAGTTTTAATTGAAGCACTATATTGTGGTACAAAGGTTATTTCTTCTGATTGTCCAACAGGACCAAGCCAAATCTTATTAAATGGAGAAGCTGGTGAGTTATTTGAAGTTTCTAATGTTGATCAACTCTTAAATAAATTAGAAATCATTCATAATAAAGAGTATAATAAAGCTAAAATAGAAGAAACATTAAAAAGATATACAAGAGAAAATTTCATAAATAATTTTAGGAAGGTAATAGAATGA
- a CDS encoding O-antigen ligase family protein, which produces MIKEKNNFWSQLIAFSILVYLLFLSRRGGNSKDIVSILIMLFTLVYSYKEGIKRYLSYKKEIVTGILYIALVTISYLILDDKGNDRFYTFTHATFFSIGFMLILLNYKLDNKYTKYILPLLIAISLPSMYKGVLDFYKNYAVISQYRIEGTSYTTKYAAEVGIYLLLAIFSFAYYKKIYIRLLLLPYILTNLGLILSTQSRNTFIAIPLTIIFLYTVVDWKKGIIILLILLGGLGILLKSNYNVSNINRIKSSISTVEKIKVDARYIIFLDGIEKAKNHIFIGDGFYKYKGGKLITPIEAVDHYHNIFIETAVTQGVFTLVVYIVFIITLFIRMLKNYFKENDRLKRYIKLYATAVLVFSVLYGLFEPIFYFEKIYQLIFTIIALSFIIDDTSTKE; this is translated from the coding sequence ATGATAAAGGAAAAAAATAATTTTTGGAGCCAGTTAATTGCTTTTTCAATTTTAGTTTATTTACTTTTTCTATCTCGTAGAGGTGGAAATTCTAAGGATATAGTATCCATACTGATTATGCTATTTACCTTAGTCTATTCTTATAAAGAAGGAATAAAAAGATATTTATCATATAAAAAAGAAATTGTAACAGGTATTCTTTATATTGCTTTAGTCACAATATCCTATCTTATTCTTGATGATAAAGGAAACGATAGATTTTATACATTTACTCATGCTACTTTTTTTAGTATAGGCTTTATGTTGATTTTATTAAATTATAAATTAGATAATAAATATACAAAATACATATTACCACTTTTAATTGCTATTTCTTTACCTTCAATGTATAAAGGAGTACTAGATTTTTATAAAAATTATGCTGTTATTTCTCAATATAGAATAGAAGGTACTTCATATACAACTAAATATGCTGCTGAAGTAGGTATTTATCTATTACTGGCCATATTTTCCTTTGCATATTACAAAAAAATCTATATAAGGTTATTATTACTACCTTATATTCTTACTAATTTAGGTCTTATACTTTCTACTCAGTCTAGAAATACCTTTATAGCAATACCTTTAACTATTATTTTTCTATATACAGTAGTAGATTGGAAAAAAGGTATAATAATATTACTTATTTTATTAGGAGGTTTAGGAATATTATTAAAATCTAATTATAATGTTTCTAATATTAATAGAATAAAAAGTTCAATTAGCACAGTAGAAAAAATTAAGGTTGATGCAAGATATATAATTTTTTTAGATGGAATAGAAAAAGCTAAAAATCATATTTTTATTGGAGATGGATTCTATAAATATAAAGGTGGAAAATTGATTACTCCTATTGAAGCAGTAGATCATTACCACAATATTTTTATAGAAACAGCAGTTACTCAGGGAGTTTTTACATTAGTAGTTTACATTGTTTTTATAATAACTTTATTTATCAGAATGTTGAAAAATTATTTTAAAGAAAATGACAGATTAAAAAGATATATAAAATTATATGCTACGGCAGTACTCGTTTTTTCTGTATTATATGGTTTATTTGAACCTATATTTTATTTTGAAAAAATATATCAACTTATCTTCACAATCATAGCTTTATCATTTATAATTGATGATACCTCCACTAAAGAGTAA